The Candidatus Atribacteria bacterium genome includes a window with the following:
- a CDS encoding M42 family peptidase, whose product MNLFKKLCETPGISGYEERIREVIKEELEKVTDVVKIDKLGNIIGIKKAKKISGKPTPKKVMLAAHMDEIGFMVSFIDKDGFLRFAPVGGFDPKTLIAQRVVVHGAKDIGGVIGTRPIHILSEEERKKLPQIKDLFIDVGMKKDEVSKIVKKGDFITLDRNFMELNKKIITAKALDDRAGVYVMIEALKRIKDCYVDIYAVATVQEEVGVRGATVSSFAVEPDVGIALDVTIASDIPGTKEEEVATTLGGGTAISLMDSYTISNKKLVDFLRKLADENKIKYQTDILLGGGTDAGAIQRSKSGVPACTLSIPTRYIHSVVEMCHKEDVESSINLICKFLENVHKEEF is encoded by the coding sequence TTGAATTTATTCAAAAAATTATGTGAAACACCGGGAATCTCGGGTTATGAGGAGAGGATCCGCGAGGTTATTAAGGAAGAGTTAGAAAAAGTAACTGATGTGGTAAAAATTGATAAATTAGGAAATATTATCGGGATAAAAAAAGCAAAAAAGATATCGGGTAAACCTACTCCTAAAAAAGTGATGCTTGCTGCCCATATGGATGAGATCGGCTTTATGGTTAGTTTTATTGATAAAGATGGTTTTTTAAGGTTCGCTCCGGTTGGGGGTTTTGATCCTAAAACTCTAATAGCTCAACGAGTAGTGGTTCATGGAGCGAAAGATATCGGGGGAGTAATAGGCACCAGGCCTATTCATATTTTAAGCGAGGAAGAGAGAAAAAAACTACCCCAAATTAAAGATCTTTTTATAGATGTAGGCATGAAGAAAGATGAAGTTTCCAAGATAGTAAAAAAGGGAGACTTTATCACTTTAGATAGGAATTTTATGGAATTAAATAAAAAAATAATCACTGCTAAGGCATTAGATGACAGAGCGGGAGTATATGTTATGATTGAGGCATTAAAAAGAATTAAAGACTGTTATGTTGATATATATGCTGTGGCAACTGTTCAGGAAGAAGTAGGGGTTAGAGGAGCTACTGTTTCTTCGTTTGCTGTTGAGCCTGATGTAGGTATTGCCCTTGATGTTACCATTGCCTCAGACATCCCGGGGACCAAAGAAGAGGAAGTTGCTACAACTTTAGGAGGAGGAACAGCCATATCTTTAATGGATTCTTATACTATTTCGAATAAGAAACTGGTTGATTTCTTAAGGAAATTAGCGGATGAAAACAAAATCAAATACCAGACAGACATATTATTGGGGGGAGGCACTGATGCGGGAGCAATACAAAGGAGTAAATCCGGAGTACCTGCCTGTACTCTTTCTATTCCTACCAGGTATATTCATTCAGTGGTAGAGATGTGCCACAAAGAGGATGTTGAGAGTTCTATCAATTTAATCTGCAAATTTTTGGAAAATGTTCACAAGGAAGAATTTTGA
- a CDS encoding alanine--glyoxylate aminotransferase family protein — translation MKKKLMMIPGPTPVDRSILEALSKDTVSHLDPTFVKILKETLEDLKTVVMTKKGQPFIIPGTGTLGMEVAIVNSLKKGNRLLVVSNGFFGDRFIEIAKCHDIEVEVLSSEWGKVVKVEEIVRKLKEKKFDAITLSHVDTSTGVCAPLKEVGEILPQFPETLFIVDGVCATGGIEERMDDWGIDILFTGNQKAFGVPPGLTNAVFSEKALKRRNDLGKISAFYMDVNRWLPVMRNPAGEYFSTHAINMVYALSKGIKIMLEEGLEERFKKYKRFAEAFQSGLKELGFNMLAAEEIRANTVSTILYPAGIEDLSFRKKLYENGVLVSAGKGVLAGKIFRLGHMGNISENEVVATLSIIEKTLSDINYDFRWGAGIGAAEKVLFAKE, via the coding sequence ATGAAAAAGAAATTAATGATGATTCCCGGACCTACACCTGTTGATCGATCTATTTTGGAGGCTTTGAGCAAAGATACCGTTTCCCATTTAGATCCTACATTTGTAAAAATATTAAAAGAAACTCTTGAGGATCTAAAAACAGTGGTAATGACCAAAAAGGGGCAGCCTTTTATAATACCTGGGACTGGGACTTTGGGCATGGAGGTCGCAATAGTTAACTCACTTAAAAAGGGTAACCGCTTATTGGTAGTTTCAAACGGTTTTTTTGGGGATAGGTTTATAGAAATAGCTAAATGTCATGATATAGAAGTAGAGGTATTAAGTTCCGAATGGGGCAAAGTTGTTAAAGTAGAAGAAATAGTCCGCAAATTAAAAGAAAAGAAGTTTGACGCTATAACTTTATCCCATGTGGACACTTCCACAGGAGTTTGTGCTCCCCTAAAAGAAGTAGGAGAAATTTTACCTCAATTTCCTGAAACTTTATTTATTGTTGATGGTGTATGTGCTACCGGGGGAATTGAGGAGCGAATGGATGATTGGGGTATTGATATTCTTTTTACCGGTAACCAGAAGGCATTCGGAGTTCCTCCAGGATTAACTAATGCAGTATTTAGTGAAAAGGCTTTAAAAAGAAGAAATGATTTAGGGAAAATATCTGCTTTTTATATGGATGTTAACAGGTGGCTGCCGGTCATGCGTAATCCGGCAGGAGAATATTTTTCTACTCATGCTATCAATATGGTTTATGCTCTTAGTAAAGGGATTAAAATTATGTTGGAGGAGGGTTTGGAAGAGAGATTTAAAAAATATAAAAGATTTGCCGAAGCTTTTCAAAGTGGCCTAAAGGAATTAGGGTTTAACATGTTAGCTGCCGAAGAAATTCGAGCAAATACCGTATCAACTATATTGTATCCTGCAGGAATTGAGGATTTATCCTTTAGAAAAAAACTGTATGAGAACGGCGTTTTAGTATCCGCAGGTAAAGGAGTATTGGCAGGTAAGATATTCCGCTTGGGACATATGGGAAATATTTCTGAAAACGAAGTAGTGGCGACTCTAAGCATTATTGAAAAAACTTTATCTGATATAAATTATGATTTCAGGTGGGGAGCAGGGATAGGAGCTGCCGAGAAAGTTTTGTTCGCTAAAGAATAA